Genomic window (Candidatus Beckwithbacteria bacterium):
AGTTATGCAGTGGGATGATGATCTTTATAGTGTTGAAGACAGAGGAAGTGATAAAGGGTATTTCATTAATCATTCTTGCAATCCAAATGTATGGATGCTAGATGCTTACACTTTGGTCACAAACCGACCAATAAAAACAGGAGAAGAACTAACAGTTGACTATGCCTTGTTTGAAGCTGATGAAAACTATATTTCTACATGGCAGTGTAAATGTGGCTCACCTTCATGCAGGGGAAAAGTTACCGGAAAAGACTGGAAATTGCCAAAATTACAAAAAAAGTATGAAGGTCATTTTTCCCCTCTTATCAATAAACGTATCAAAAAAATGAAAAATGAAGCTTAGTTTAAAAATAATTTCTATTTTCTGTTTATCAATTTATCCAAAACTTCCCATCGCCTTTTCTTCTCCAAATCATGGACATCATCCTGATAAAGCTTAGCCGAAACTGTTCCTGGCCTGGGACTATAACGATTGATATAAGCTAGATTAAAACCAATCTTTTTACAAAGTTCAACTGTATGCTTAAATTGTTCTTCGGTTTCTCCTGGAAAACCAACAATGATGTCAGTGGTAATTTTGACAACTGGAATTTTTTTTCTGATAGTTTTGACAAGCTCTAAATATTGTTTGGCTGTATAGCCCCGGTTCATCTTAGCTAAAATTTCATCATCACCGGATTGTAAGGCCAAATGAATTGTTCGGCTAATTTTAGGATTAGCTGCAATGCAGTCAATCAGCTGCCAATGGAAATCCCAAGGATTGGAAGATATAAACTCAACTTTTTTAATTCCCTCAATAGCACAAATTTTTTCTAAAAGCCTCACAAAGGGCGGCTTACCTTTAAAAGCTTTGTATTGACTTTGTGGCGAGGGCATTTTTCTATCTTCATCTAAACGTTTGCGCAAACTCATGCCAATTTTTTCCAGACCATAACTATTGACGTTTTGCCCCAAAAGCATAATCTCGCTAAAACCATCCTGAGCCAGTTTTTCTATTTCAGTAATAATATTTTTCATAGGCCGAGATTTTTCCCGGCCACGAGCCAGTGGCACTACACAATAGCTACAAAAACTATTACAACCGGTGGAAATAGGCACTAAGGCTTTAGTCTTGCTCTGTCTAATAGAAGGGGTGTTAAAACTAACTTCACTTATTGGTAAAAATTCATCAACTAGAGGGAGAATTTCATGAAGCTTTTCTTCACCATAATGCAACATGCAACCGGAAAGAATAAGTTTAGGTCGAGACTTTTTATTTTTATATTTTTGAGATAAATTGTGAACCAGACCCAAAACCCGATCTTCAGCTGATTTACGTACACTGCAGGTAACTAAAACAATTTCATCAGCTTCATCAGCGTTTTTTGCCAGTATATAACCACGGGATTCATAAACTCCAGCAATGCGCTGGGCATCAGCTTCATTCATCGCACAACCCCAAGTTTGGATAAAATACGTTTTAGGCATAGGTTTATATTTTAACCTACTTGTAAATAAACCTATATATTCTATTCTTTTAGAAATAAATAATTTTTCTAAAATTTCGTTATAAAAAAAACTTAATGAAAATGAGGTAAGTCAATCTTTAACAACCATTATGTTCTGAATAGTTGCCAGTTCCCGTATCAATAGAAAGGCTATACCCTCCACATCCCACATCTCCGCTACTAGCACTAAAAGCTATAAACCCTGCAAAAGCCAGGGCTTGACCAAATGTATATTTTCTCTCTCGACAAATTTCGGAAAATTTATTTTTCAATTCTATAGGATTTAAACCAGAAAATTGAGCAGTTGATGCTTCAAACTCCTGTCTTTCCTCTTCGTCGGCCATAAAAGTTTTAATCATTCCTGTAACAAAAACCTTTAATGCTTCTGCTTGAGAAATACCATTTCTTTTAGAACAATCATCAACTGTACCATTAATTGCTTTTATTAAAGCAATTAAACTAAATTCACCTTCTTTTTTATGTTTTTCAAAAGATCGTTCCCAACGTTGAGAACAACTTAACCCATTACAATCGACACATCTATTTGTAGGACCTCCCTTTTTCTCCCTATATATAGAGAGCAGATTGTCGATAGAAGGTCGAAAGCTAAATGATTGAGATTTGTCAGGATTTAAAACTTCTAACATAAATAGTCCTTATTTATTTTATTATAAGATAAATTATATCTTATAATTCTGATATGTCAACATTTTATATCTTTTTCCTAAAATAAAGTTTGGTCCTGATTTTTTTCTTTGAGCTGTTTGTTTTCCTCTCCTAATTCCAGACCTTTAATTTCTGGCATAGACGAGCCAACTACTCCCTACAAATTGTGGCCTAGCATTGGACATCAGCCTCGTTCATCGCACAACCCCAAGCTTGGATAAAATACGTTTTAGACATAGGTTTATATTTTACCTTATTATATAAATCATTTACTAAAAACTTGTGATATTTATTTTATATTGTATAATTAATAAATTTTTAAATTTACTGCTATAAATATATGAATGTAAGAGAATGCGGACTTGGACAGGATACTCATCATAGTATGATTCTAGCTGTCATGGCAGAGGTTTTAGATGAAGACACACAAACAGAAATGGAAGAATTATTATCTGAGATACTATCTGATTCCTGCGAAGCAACAAAGACATTTAATGGAACAGAATTAGATTTGAAAGTTTTTAGAGATAGATATTGCAAGGGTGATCAAAGTATCAGAGTTGTATCTATAAAACTAGGAGAAACAGAGTTTCAAATTCCCTTAATTCCTGTTAATTCTTTACGAAGAGCCTGTTTCCCAAAATTTTGTAGTTTAGATAATTCAGCTAATGGTAATCTTGAAGAAATCAATTCACAGCCAGGCATGCTTAAAAATGGTATCACATGGGTATTACAAAATTTAAGAGAATGGCAAAAAAGAGAAATAATAAGTTTTCCATTTTCCTAAAATAAAGTTTGGTCCTGATTTTTCTCTTTGAGCTGTTTGTTTTCCTCCCCTAGCTCTAACCCTTTAATTTCTGGCATAGAAGAACCGACTACACCCTGCAAATCGCCATACATGCCAGCCGTATTTAGCATCAATCGTTGAATTTGTTTTTCCCGCTGCTGCCAGGATTTTTCAAAAGCTACTCGCT
Coding sequences:
- a CDS encoding SET domain-containing protein, translating into MNKKQDWKNPKVDIRKSSIEGLGLFAKTNINLGEKIIIWRGNYTNAFQAKKMKNEGKLVMQWDDDLYSVEDRGSDKGYFINHSCNPNVWMLDAYTLVTNRPIKTGEELTVDYALFEADENYISTWQCKCGSPSCRGKVTGKDWKLPKLQKKYEGHFSPLINKRIKKMKNEA
- a CDS encoding MiaB/RimO family radical SAM methylthiotransferase, with protein sequence MPKTYFIQTWGCAMNEADAQRIAGVYESRGYILAKNADEADEIVLVTCSVRKSAEDRVLGLVHNLSQKYKNKKSRPKLILSGCMLHYGEEKLHEILPLVDEFLPISEVSFNTPSIRQSKTKALVPISTGCNSFCSYCVVPLARGREKSRPMKNIITEIEKLAQDGFSEIMLLGQNVNSYGLEKIGMSLRKRLDEDRKMPSPQSQYKAFKGKPPFVRLLEKICAIEGIKKVEFISSNPWDFHWQLIDCIAANPKISRTIHLALQSGDDEILAKMNRGYTAKQYLELVKTIRKKIPVVKITTDIIVGFPGETEEQFKHTVELCKKIGFNLAYINRYSPRPGTVSAKLYQDDVHDLEKKRRWEVLDKLINRK